A window of the Salvelinus sp. IW2-2015 linkage group LG3, ASM291031v2, whole genome shotgun sequence genome harbors these coding sequences:
- the LOC111956018 gene encoding LOW QUALITY PROTEIN: pleckstrin homology domain-containing family A member 5 (The sequence of the model RefSeq protein was modified relative to this genomic sequence to represent the inferred CDS: deleted 1 base in 1 codon), with translation MARYESTALVMTAEWAGAVTEVGCSHPVRIWKDCFYFTSFTGFSTAGVHSHNERKVTCKHPVSGLPSQDNCIFVVNEHVTSAKLVHPVTDPGTVNPVTVNPVTVNPVTVNPVTVNPVTVNPVMVNPVTANPVTDPITDPVSNRPKAPEQAPSEESDRVKKERPMSTMSEASNFTGGSDYSTYPGSSPATRPSRSYKKVHNFGKRSNSIKRNPNAPAVKSNWLYKQDSTGMKLWKKRWFVLSDMCLFYYRDEKEEGILGSILLPSFHISMLSVDDHISRKYAFKATHSNMRTYYFCTDTAKDMESWMKVMTDAALVHTEPIRRLDKLKVDRCCPQEVNNILNHNRVLTRPEIQNNERNREPRQPSLTCSMDRTDGDRKHNTLQRERERYTLQKDGERYSLQKDGVSYTLQRDGERYLLQKDGERYALQKDGERYSLQKDGGERYAVQKDVQMEKYAPQKDGEKYLVQKDGERYALQKGERYTLQKDGQTYNYQKGVERQTSMTEKDRSDRYGTLDERQKYKTLREGSKCGTLRDGDKYGTLDKYGTLREVDKYGTLREGNKYGFQRDGSAERPLTKINSIKLQPAQAAAIAAAVTASRQLQVSQHMAPPQVNGSGERAGDHSPGEVVGTLGRGAGKAQEPPQNQTQNQQAQEPEKSLTRTNSMRQLENWVRTQRTQEDDDTRSITSYQTLPRNMPSHRAQIVPRYPEGYRTLPRNMLSRPESICSVAGSVYDRALAPTSNSDKRRSMRDDTMWQLYEWQQRQAFSRQGPPPPGHYGTLPSPKTMGNISVHQGVAHSIPTSPSHGSLALYHTFSPPGQHRRDNPPGSESEVLSHHLQRNLMYLDSQTKDNEPLIFMIHTMIENSAPRPQLYQQISPEDYKDNSYSHQRPEDIDIDTKLSRLCEQDQVVRTQEEKLQQLHREKHTLETALLSASQEIEQSSDNPAAVQSLIQQRDVLQNGLLSTCRELARVNTELERSWREYDKMESGVSLAKTNLLEQQRPWAAHRKSLSLSACPDQKELWRIQDVMEALAKNKPQRTTDTGFLGPNPSQTYRRTRAVRSLHSYGSTERPPAVPPLPSPSGTRPPPHTSKHGQRNGTHSSQGPDYRLYKSEPELTTVAEEVDDNNGEDNDKDRLQTGLTTDKEPAATKVPLGVPVYPVGIVPSRTKSPMSPPESCTIASYVTLRKSKKPDPRTDRPHSAVEQTCGPGERESGRARMSVEEQLERIRRHQQASLKEKKRSSSSISPSRSPSFSKENPFITQVRREVVFSTDTQELEAALQDLEEVRDRVTEQLERDRTAAVXLERDRGAELELERDRAAAAAEEEMERGRAAIEKLERDMTEVAAVVEQEMARTAVAVEEEMDRAAELELERDRAAVAAAAEELERARAAAEELVRERTAVSSEEALDIDKAAVVELEMEITVVEEISYRAEEVDVIPVPRLSEEEPQPQTESSNMDTEVREXRTAVAVEEEMDRAAELELERDRAAVAAAAEELERARAAAEELVRERTAVSSEEALDIDKAAVVELEMEITVVEEISYRAEEVDVIPVPRLSEEEPQPQTESSNMDTEVSETQMMVISDQGXKPLYVQYLIPGQHQQQGERETERRNTHTPNTLIPHNSLPAAVSEALTPEPEEDVMQSEAMRGEAPEHETQGNNIDISYELPAEGAKLNNNLMAVKSLPCPPQSSSPSPPQLTDGSHFMCV, from the exons CGTGACTTCTGCAAAGCTTGTCCACCCCGTTACAGATCCTggtacagtcaaccctgttacggtcaaccctgttacggtcaaccctgttacggtcaaccctgttacggtcaaccctgttacagtcaaccctgttatggtcaaccctgttacagccAATCCGGTTACAGACCCTATTACAGACCCTGTATCAAACAG GCCTAAGGCTCCAGAGCAGGCTCCATCAGAGGAGAGTGACAGAGTGAAGAAGGAGCGCCCGATGAGCACCATGAGCGAGGCGTCTAACTTCACAGGAGGGTCAGACTATAGCACCTACCCTGGCAGCAGCCCCGCCACACGG CCTTCGAGGTCTTACAAAAAGGTCCATAACTTTGGCAAGAGGTCCAACTCTATTAAGAGGAACCCCAATGCCCCGGCGGTCAAGAGCAACTGGCTTTACAAACAG GACAGCACGGGGATGAAGCTATGGAAGAAGAGGTGGTTTGTGCTGTCTGACATGTGCCTGTTTTACTAcagag atgagaaggaggagggcATCCTGGGTAGTATCCTGCTGCCCAGCTTCCACATCTCCATGCTGTCTGTCGACGACCACATCAGCAGGAAATACGCCTTCAAG gcGACCCACTCCAACATGAGGACATACTACTTCTGCACAGACACGGCCAAAGACATGGAGTCCTGGATGAAAGTGATGACGGACGCAGCCCTGGTCCACACAGAGCCAATCAGAAG actGGATAAGTTGAAGGTGGACCGCTGCTGTCCCCAGGAGGTGAACAACATCCTGAACCACAACCGGGTCTTGACCAGACCAGAGATCCAGAACAACGAGAGGAACCGTGAGCCGCGCCAGCCCTCCCTCACCTGCAGCATGGACCGCACGGACGGGGACAGGAAACACAACAccctccagagagagagggaacgctACACGCTgcagaaagacggagagagataCTCCCTTCAGAAAGACGGGGTGAGCTACACGctgcagagagacggagagaggtacCTGTTGCAGAAAGACGGAGAGAGGTACGCCCTGCAAAAAGACGGGGAGCGGTATTCCTTGCAGAAAGATGGAGGCGAACGATATGCTGTGCAGAAAGATGTTCAAATGGAGAAATACGCACCTCagaaagatggggagaagtactTGGtacagaaagatggagagagatatgcACTGCAAAAAGGAGAGAGATACACCCTCCAAAAAGATGGACAGACATACAACTACCAGAAAGGGGTAGAGAGACAAACGTCTATGACTGAGAAAGATCGGTCAGATCGTTATGGGACCCTTGATGAAAGACAGAAGTATAAAACCCTACGGGAAGGAAGTAAGTGTGGTACCCTGAGGGATGGAGATAAGTATGGGACGCTCGATAAGTATGGTACCCTTAGGGAAGTGGATAAGTATGGAACCCTCCGTGAAGGGAACAAGTATGGATTCCAGAGGGATGGCAGTGCTGAGAGGCCTCTGACTAAAATCAACAGCATCAAGCTCCAACCAGCCCAGGCAGCAGCCATCGCAGCAGCAGTTACAGCCTCCCGCCAGTTACAGGTCTCCCAGCACATGGCCCCACCACAGGTCAACGGCTCTGGGGAGCGGGCTGGGGACCACAGCCCAGGGGAGGTGGTAGGCACCCTGGGGAGAGGAGCAGGAAAGGCCCAGGAGCCACCTCAGAACCAGACCCAGAACCAGCAGGCCCAGGAGCCAGAGAAGAGTCTGACCAGAACAAACTCCATGAGGCAGCTGGAGAACTGGGTTAGGACCCAGAGGACACAAGAGGATGACGATACCAGGag CATCACCTCCTACCAGACCTTGCCCCGCAACATGCCCAGCCACCGTGCCCAGATCGTTCCCCGCTACCCRGAGGGCTACCGTACCCTCCCCAGGAACATGCTGTCCCGACCTGAAAGCATCTGCAGCGTGGCCGGCTCCGTCTACGACCGCGCCCTGGCTCCCACATCCAACTCAG ACAAGAGGCGCTCCATGAGGGACGACACCATGTGGCAGTTGTATGAGTGGCAGCAGAGGCAGGCCTTCTCCAGGCAGGGCCCYCCACCACCAGGCCACTACGGGACCCTGCCCAGCCCCAAGACCATGGGGAACATCTCTGTGCACCAGGGGGTGGCCCACTCCATCCCCACATCCCCCTCCCATGGATCCCTGGCCCTCTACCACACCTTCTCCCCTCCGGGCCAGCACCGCAGAGACAACCCACCAGGGTCTGAG AGTGAGGTCCTGTCTCATCACCTTCAGAGGAACCTCATGTATCTGGACAGCCAG ACGAAGGACAATGAGCCGTTAATCTTCATGATTCACACTATGATTGAGAACTCTGCTCCAAGGCCTCAACTGTACCAGCAA ATCAGCCCTGAGGACTACAAAGACAACTCCTACAGCCACCAGAGGCCAGAAGACATCGACATAGAC actaAGCTGAGCAGACTATGTGAGCAGGACCAAGTGGTGAGAACACAGGAGGAGAAACTACAGCAACTACACAGAGAGAAG CACACCCTGGAGACGGCTTTGCTGTCTGCCAGTCAGGAGATAGAGCAGAGCTCTGACAACCCAGCAGCCGTACAGAGCCTTATACAGCAGAGAGACGTACTGCAGAATGGACTGCTCAGTACCTGTAGAGAACTGGCACGGGTCAACACT GAGTTGGAGCGGTCGTGGAGGGAGTATGATAAAATGGAGTCTGGCGTCTCTCTGGCCAAAACCAACCTGTTGGAACAGCAGAGACCCTGGGCAGCCCACAGgaagtctctctcactct CAGCATGTCCAGATCAGAAGGAGCTGTGGAGGATCCAGGATGTGATGGAGGCTCTGGCCAAGAACAAACCCCAGAGGACCACTGACACTGGTTTCCTTGGTCCAAACCCATCTCAAACCTACAGAAGAACGAG AGCTGTCCGTAGCCTACAT TCCTACGGCTCAACAGAGCGCCCTCCCGCTgtacccccccttccctccccctcggGCACCCGTCCGCCACCACACACAAGCAAGCACGGCCAGAGGAACGGAACACACAGCAGT CAAGGCCCAGACTACCGTCTGTATAAGAGTGAGCCAGAGCTGACCACTGTAGCCGAGGAGGTGGACGATAACAACGGAGAGGACAATGACAAGGACAGACTACAGACAGGGCTGACCACAGACAAGGAGCCTGCGGCCACTAAag TCCCATTAGGAGTACCAGTCTACCCAGTGGGTAtcgtgccatccaggaccaaaTCCCCCATGAGCCCCCCAGAGTCCTGCACCATCGCCTCCTACGTCACCCTGAGGAAGAGCAAGAAGCCTGACCCCAGGACT GACCGTCCTCACAGTGCGGTGGAGCAGACATGCGGACCGGGGGAGCGGGAGAGCGGCAGAGCCAGGATGAGTGTAGAGGAGCAGCTGGAGAGGATCAGGCGACACCAGCAGGCCTCGctcaaggagaagaagagaagtagCAGCAGTATTTCCCCCTCACGCTCGCCATCCTTCTCCAAGGAGAACCCCTTCATTACACAG GTCAGGCGAGAGGTGGTGTTCTCCACAGACACccaggagctggaggcagcactgCAAGacctggaggaggtcagagaccgaGTTACAGAGCAGCTGGAGAGGGACAGGACTGCAGCRGTGGKGCTGGAGAGAGACCGAGGTGCAGAactggagctggagagagacagggctgCAGCAGCTGCTGAAGAAGAAATGGAGAGGGGTCGAGCTGCAATAGAAAAGCTGGAGCGAGACATGACTGAGGTGGCTGCAGTGGTGGAGCAGGAGATGGCCAGGACTGCTGTGGCTGtagaagaggagatggacagggctGCAGAattggagctggagagagaccgGGCCGCAGTAGCAGCAGCTGCAGAAGAATTGGAGAGAGCTAGAGCTGCAGCTGAAGAACTAGTCAGAGAGAGGACTGCAGTGTCTTCAGAAGAGGCGCTAGATATTGACAAGGCTGCAGTGGTGGAGCTGGAGATGGAAATCACTGTGGTGGAAGAGATCAGCTACAGAGCTGAGGAGGTGGATGTCATCCCTGTCCCCAGGCTGAGTGAGGAGGAGCCACAGCCCCAGACGGAGAGCTCCAACATGGACACAGAGGTACGGGAGTGN AGGACTGCTGTGGCTGtagaagaggagatggacagggctGCAGAattggagctggagagagaccgGGCCGCAGTAGCAGCAGCTGCAGAAGAATTGGAGAGAGCTAGAGCTGCAGCTGAAGAACTAGTCAGAGAGAGGACTGCAGTGTCTTCAGAAGAGGCGCTAGATATTGACAAGGCTGCAGTGGTGGAGCTGGAGATGGAAATCACTGTGGTGGAAGAGATCAGCTACAGAGCTGAGGAGGTGGATGTCATCCCTGTCCCCAGGCTGAGTGAGGAGGAGCCACAGCCCCAGACGGAGAGCTCCAACATGGACACAGAG GTGTCAGAGACCCAGATGATGGTGATATCAGATCAGGGTMTGAAGCCCCTGTATGTTCAGTACCTGATCCCTGGACAACATCAAcagcagggggagagggagacagagaggagaaacaccCACACTCCCAACACCCTCATTCCCCACAACAG TTTGCCAGCTGCTGTGTCAGAAGCACTGACTCCTGAACCTGAGGAGGATGTGATGCAGAGTGAGGCGATGCGAGGGGAGGCCCCGGAGCATGAGACCCAGGGGAACAACATTGACATATCCTATGAACTACCAGCAGAGGGAGCTAAACTCAACAACAACCTGATGGCAG